One segment of Kryptolebias marmoratus isolate JLee-2015 linkage group LG23, ASM164957v2, whole genome shotgun sequence DNA contains the following:
- the slc19a1 gene encoding reduced folate transporter isoform X1: protein MAAARGENALGAPPPEDAEDHGGVEAAAVASEDPSPSEDSPDIGKITCSVIYLCFYGFMTSVRPGEAFITPNLLSSEKNFTREQVTNEITPVLTYSYMAVLVPIFLLTDLLRYKPVLIIQGICHVVIWIFMLQGTSMLHMQFMEFFYGITMACRVAYSSYIFSLVDPVLYQRVAGYSRSSVLLGVFTSSVLGQLCVSVGNVTFYTLDAICLGFVSFGLLLALCLPWPKRSLFFNRTKNQEERKELTASAQSELDKIHPKEVGLASASSWKDSVFVQMLLEVKNVVKRPNLRLWSLWWVFNSTGYYLVLFYVHILWSKVSLSTENKNVYNGGVEAVAMLLSAGTSFIAGFVKIRWNIWSEFVIGIITAIQAGLLLLMGTTGNIWVCYVSYILFRGFYQFLVPIATFQIASSLTKELCALVFGINTFLGTVLKSIINLIFADKRGLGLDVQSQFLVYFIYLTSLTVVYLVCAAVVLVRHFRNQPAGGGAAASRRATELSAVSVNSEAEPLSNGKGVKA, encoded by the exons ATGGCAGCAGCGAGAGGGGAGAATGCTCTCGGGGCGCCGCCACCCGAAGACGCGGAGGACCACGGGGGAGTGGAGGCGGCCGCCGTTGCCTCCGAGGACCCGTCTCCATCAGAGGACTCCCCGGACATCGGGAAAATAACGTGTTCAGTCATTTACCTGTGCTTCTATGGGTTTATGACGTCAGTAAGGCCCGGGGAGGCATTCATAACGCCAAATTTGCTGAGCTCGGAGAAGAACTTCACCAGGGAGCAG gTGACCAACGAGATCACGCCGGTGCTGACGTACTCCTACATGGCCGTTCTGGTGCCGATCTTCCTGCTGACGGATTTGCTGCGCTATAAGCCGGTTCTGATCATCCAGGGCATTTGTCATGTGGTCATCTGGATCTTTATGCTGCAGGGCACCTCCATGCTTCACATGCAGTTCATGGAGTTCTTCTACGGGATCACCATGGCCTGCCGCGTGGCCTACTCGTCCTACATCTTCTCCCTGGTTGACCCAGTCCTGTACCAGCGCGTGGCGGGCTACTCGCGCTCCTCGGTTCTGCTGGGGGTCTTCACCAGCTCCGTTCTGGGCCAGCTGTGCGTGTCCGTGGGCAACGTCACCTTCTACACCCTCGACGCCATCTGCTTGGGATTCGTGAGCTTCGGCTTGCTGCTCGCGCTGTGCCTGCCCTGGCCCAAACGGTCCCTGTTTTTCAATCGGACGAAGAACCAGGAGGAGCGGAAGGAGCTGACGGCATCAGCTCAGTCAGAGCTGGACAAAATACACCCGAAGGAGGTGGGGTTGGCCTCGGCGTCAAGCTGGAAGgattctgtgtttgtgcagatgcTGCTGGAGGTGAAAAACGTGGTGAAGAGGCCCAACCTGAGGCTGTGGTCCCTGTGGTGGGTGTTCAACTCCACAGGATACTATCTGGTGCTGTTCTACGTCCACATCCTATGGAGCAAAGTCTCCCTCAGCACCGAGAACAAGAACGTCTACAATGGGGGCGTGGAAGCTGTTGCAATGTTACTGA GTGCGGGAACTTCCTTCATAGCAGGCTTCGTCAAGATTCGGTGGAACATCTGGTCCGAGTTCGTGATCGGTATTATCACGGCCATCCAGGCGGGCCTGCTGCTCCTCATGGGCACCACGGGCAACATTTGGGTCTGCTACGTCTCCTATATCCTCTTCAGGGGCTTCTACCAGTTCTTGGTGCCGATCGCCAC CTTCCAGATTGCCTCGTCGCTCACAAAGGAGCTGTGTGCTCTGGTGTTTGGCATCAACACCTTCTTGGGAACAGTGCTGAAGAGCATCATCAACCTGATATTCGCCGACAAGAGGGGCCTGGGCCTGGATGTGCAGTCGCAG TTCCTGGTGTACTTCATTTACTTGACGTCCCTCACCGTGGTGTACCTCGTCTGTGCCGCCGTGGTGCTCGTCCGCCACTTCAGGAACCAGCCGGCGGGGGGAGGAGCCGCAGCCAGCCGCCGGGCCACGGAGCTCAGCGCCGTGTCCGTAAACTCTGAGGCAGAGCCACTGTCTAACGGCAAAGGCGTCAAAGCTTAA
- the slc19a1 gene encoding reduced folate transporter isoform X2, whose protein sequence is MAAARGENALGAPPPEDAEDHGGVEAAAVASEDPSPSEDSPDIGKITCSVIYLCFYGFMTSVRPGEAFITPNLLSSEKNFTREQVTNEITPVLTYSYMAVLVPIFLLTDLLRYKPVLIIQGICHVVIWIFMLQGTSMLHMQFMEFFYGITMACRVAYSSYIFSLVDPVLYQRVAGYSRSSVLLGVFTSSVLGQLCVSVGNVTFYTLDAICLGFVSFGLLLALCLPWPKRSLFFNRTKNQEERKELTASAQSELDKIHPKEVGLASASSWKDSVFVQMLLEVKNVVKRPNLRLWSLWCGNFLHSRLRQDSVEHLVRVRDRYYHGHPGGPAAPHGHHGQHLGLLRLLYPLQGLLPVLGADRHLPDCLVAHKGAVCSGVWHQHLLGNSAEEHHQPDIRRQEGPGPGCAVAVPGVLHLLDVPHRGVPRLCRRGARPPLQEPAGGGRSRSQPPGHGAQRRVRKL, encoded by the exons ATGGCAGCAGCGAGAGGGGAGAATGCTCTCGGGGCGCCGCCACCCGAAGACGCGGAGGACCACGGGGGAGTGGAGGCGGCCGCCGTTGCCTCCGAGGACCCGTCTCCATCAGAGGACTCCCCGGACATCGGGAAAATAACGTGTTCAGTCATTTACCTGTGCTTCTATGGGTTTATGACGTCAGTAAGGCCCGGGGAGGCATTCATAACGCCAAATTTGCTGAGCTCGGAGAAGAACTTCACCAGGGAGCAG gTGACCAACGAGATCACGCCGGTGCTGACGTACTCCTACATGGCCGTTCTGGTGCCGATCTTCCTGCTGACGGATTTGCTGCGCTATAAGCCGGTTCTGATCATCCAGGGCATTTGTCATGTGGTCATCTGGATCTTTATGCTGCAGGGCACCTCCATGCTTCACATGCAGTTCATGGAGTTCTTCTACGGGATCACCATGGCCTGCCGCGTGGCCTACTCGTCCTACATCTTCTCCCTGGTTGACCCAGTCCTGTACCAGCGCGTGGCGGGCTACTCGCGCTCCTCGGTTCTGCTGGGGGTCTTCACCAGCTCCGTTCTGGGCCAGCTGTGCGTGTCCGTGGGCAACGTCACCTTCTACACCCTCGACGCCATCTGCTTGGGATTCGTGAGCTTCGGCTTGCTGCTCGCGCTGTGCCTGCCCTGGCCCAAACGGTCCCTGTTTTTCAATCGGACGAAGAACCAGGAGGAGCGGAAGGAGCTGACGGCATCAGCTCAGTCAGAGCTGGACAAAATACACCCGAAGGAGGTGGGGTTGGCCTCGGCGTCAAGCTGGAAGgattctgtgtttgtgcagatgcTGCTGGAGGTGAAAAACGTGGTGAAGAGGCCCAACCTGAGGCTGTGGTCCCTGTG GTGCGGGAACTTCCTTCATAGCAGGCTTCGTCAAGATTCGGTGGAACATCTGGTCCGAGTTCGTGATCGGTATTATCACGGCCATCCAGGCGGGCCTGCTGCTCCTCATGGGCACCACGGGCAACATTTGGGTCTGCTACGTCTCCTATATCCTCTTCAGGGGCTTCTACCAGTTCTTGGTGCCGATCGCCAC CTTCCAGATTGCCTCGTCGCTCACAAAGGAGCTGTGTGCTCTGGTGTTTGGCATCAACACCTTCTTGGGAACAGTGCTGAAGAGCATCATCAACCTGATATTCGCCGACAAGAGGGGCCTGGGCCTGGATGTGCAGTCGCAG TTCCTGGTGTACTTCATTTACTTGACGTCCCTCACCGTGGTGTACCTCGTCTGTGCCGCCGTGGTGCTCGTCCGCCACTTCAGGAACCAGCCGGCGGGGGGAGGAGCCGCAGCCAGCCGCCGGGCCACGGAGCTCAGCGCCGTGTCCGTAAACTCTGA